One segment of Rosa chinensis cultivar Old Blush chromosome 6, RchiOBHm-V2, whole genome shotgun sequence DNA contains the following:
- the LOC112174401 gene encoding mediator of RNA polymerase II transcription subunit 30 isoform X1: MEENEANASPSNPKTTQELAVEGQKHLEETIESAFQILSSMNDELCNPLLWSTNSSAAAAAATTANGHSSLSNGVVHSDSSSSDNTNTQNLGDSSGGGGPGNGGALEEARLRYKNSVTALRAVLAEIPNSQKLILKQATSETGSPADETEIEKLEEKASNLRKELVKKNAYIKVLIDQLRDLVTDISTWQSPCSV; encoded by the exons atGGAAGAGAATGAGGCGAATGCATCACCATCAAACCCTAAGACGACGCAAGAGCTAGCAGTAGAAGGCCAGAAGCATCTAGAAGAGACGATAGAGTCAGCTTTCCAGATCCTCTCCTCCATGAACGACGAGCTCTGCAACCCCCTACTCTGGTCCACCAATTCCTCTGCCGCCGCCGCTGCTGCTACCACCGCAAACGGACATTCTTCACTCTCAAACGGCGTCGTTCATAGCGATTCGTCTTCTTCTGACAACACTAATACCCAAAATCTCGGAGACTCGAGCGGCGGCGGCGGTCCTGGTAATGGCGGAGCTCTTGAGGAGGCTCGGTTACGGTATAAGAACTCCGTGACGGCGCTCCGGGCTGTTCTGGCAGAAATTCCTAATTCTCAGAAG CTTATATTGAAACAGGCAACATCTGAAACTGGTTCCCCTGCAgatgaaactgaaattgagaagtTAGAGGAGAAAGCCTCCAATTTGAGAAAG GAGCTTGTGAAGAAAAATGCATATATCAAGGTTCTTATAGATCAGCTACGAGATCTTGTCACAGACATATCAACCTGGCAAAGTCCTTGTTCCGTCTGA
- the LOC112169494 gene encoding U11/U12 small nuclear ribonucleoprotein 25 kDa protein, whose product MTETEQKSNINMESTTTPEASVSLEGYKESNIKKARLQSTLAALLDDPILSDVPQKPTLSDVDTLLSLEFGSAMRISVVKLDATSFDVALMNSATVKDLKLAIKKKVNEMEQSKMGHRHISWKHVWGNFCLSYHNEKLLDDNAAVEEYGIRNNSQVHFVPCVASKGSRRHSKRRRHRFFHGLSKRM is encoded by the exons ATGACCGAGACTGAACAGAAGAGCAACATCAACATGGAGTCCACAACGACGCCGGAAGCTAGCGTTAGCTTGGAAGGATACAAGGAAAGCAACATAAAGAAAGCAAGGTTACAGTCGACGCTGGCCGCCCTCTTGGACGATCCCATCCTTTCCGACGTCCCCCAAAAACCGACCTTATCTGATGTCGACACTCTCCTCAGCCTCGAATTCGGCAGCGCCATGCGCATCAGTGTCGTCAAGCTTGACGCCACCTCTTTCG ATGTAGCGCTCATGAACTCTGCTACGGTCAAGGATCTCAAGCTTGCGATAAAAAAGAAAGTCAACGAAATGGAGCAGTCCAAGATGGGTCACCGCCACATTTCATG GAAGCATGTGTGGGGGAATTTTTGCCTGTCATACCACAATGAGAAGTTGCTGGATGACAATGCCGCAGTTGAGGAGTACGGCATTCGCAACAATTCTCAG GTGCATTTTGTTCCTTGTGTGGCGTCCAAGGGTTCTCGGAGGCATTCAAAGAGGAGGAGACATCGCTTCTTTCATGGTCTTAGCAAGCGAATGTGA
- the LOC112169492 gene encoding high mobility group B protein 9 isoform X3, translating into MSPVAKGESSRGLQGVHYYPAPLSSHDEIVKDSVVFWDTLRRFHFMMNTRFMIPVIGGKELDLHLLYVEVTRRGGYEKVVEEKKWREVGNIFMFSPTTTSASFVLRKHYRSLLFSYEQVHCFKKQGPICSPSVAFSISNRNYSDKPELGLVEYSSKMPKPAKPIRDCPVPGSEGTGTITGKFDCGYLVTVRLGSEVLNGVLYHPEEPVLSDASPEPINFRVPDTKRSCRRSGLKRRSRRREDPNHPKPNRSGYNFFFAEKHCKFKSLYPNREREFTKMIGESWSNLTAEDRMVYQNIGVKDKERYKRELEEYKEKKKLRQTTEVNRDTELISKAKKESQ; encoded by the exons ATGTCGCCGGTGGCGAAAGGTGAGAGCTCGAGGGGGTTGCAGGGTGTGCATTATTATCCTGCACCGCTTTCGTCTCATGATGAAATTGTTAAGGATTCTGTTGTTTTCTGGGACACTCTCAGACGCTTCCACTTTATGATGAATACCAGGTTTAT GATTCCTGTGATTGGAGGAAAGGAGCTAGATTTGCACTTGTTGTACGTGGAGGTAACAAGGAGGGGTGGATATGAGAAG GTTGTTGAAGAGAAGAAATGGAGGGAAGTGGGTAATATTTTCATGTTCTCCCCAACAACAACAAGTGCTTCTTTTGTGTTGAGGAAGCACTACAGAAGTCTTCTCTTCAGTTATGAACAAGTTCACTGCTTTAAGAAGCAGGGTCCTATATGTTCCCCTTCAG TTGCCTTTTCCATTAGTAATCGGAACTACTCAGACAAACCTGAACTGGGTCTGGTGGAATATTCCTCCAAAATGCCGAAACCGGCCAAACCCATCAGAGATTGTCCGGTTCCGGGTTCTGAAG GAACAGGAACAATTACTGGGAAGTTTGATTGTGGCTATTTGGTAACTGTGAGGTTGGGTTCGGAGGTTCTCAATGGAGTACTATACCATCCTGAGGAGCCAGTTCTGTCTGATGCAAGCCCTGAACCAATCAATTTCAGAGTACCGGACACCAAAAGATCATGTCGTCGTTCTGGCTTGAAAAGGAGGAGTAGAAGAAGGGAAGACCCCAATCATCCGAAACCTAATCGGAGCGGCTATAATTTCTTCTTTGCTGAGAAGCATTGCAAGTTCAAGTCCCTCTACCCaaacagagaaagagagtttACAAAGATGATAGGGGAGTCTTGGAGCAATCTCACCGCAGAAGACAGGATG GTTTACCAGAATATTGGGGTGAAAGACAAGGAGAGATACAAGAGAGAACTTGAAGAGtacaaggaaaagaagaagCTCAGGCAGACCACGGAAGTTAACAGAGACACAGAGTTGATTAGTAAAGCTAAAAAAGAGAGCCAATAG
- the LOC112174400 gene encoding glutathione S-transferase has translation MATSVKVYGPPISTAVSRVLACLHEKEVPYQLIPVNMAKGEHKKPEYLKIQPFGQVPAFEDEGFALFESRSICRYICEKYAKQGNKGLYGENPLAKASIDQWLEAESHSFSPPSSVLVFQLAFAPRMKLKQDQGAIRQNEEKLKKVLDVYEETLRESRFLAGDDFTLADLSHLPNTHYLVNSSDMGELFTERDNVGRWWSEISSRESWQKVVEMQKPA, from the exons ATGGCGACTTCGGTGAAAGTGTACGGACCACCGATATCCACGGCCGTGTCGAGAGTGTTGGCCTGTCTCCATGAGAAAGAAGTGCCCTATCAGCTCATTCCGGTCAACATGGCCAAAGGCGAGCACAAGAAGCCTGAATACCTCAAGATCCAG CCATTTGGACAAGTGCCAGCTTTTGAAGACGAGGGCTTCGCCCTTTTCG AATCGAGGTCCATATGCCGGTACATATGTGAGAAGTATGCAAAGCAGGGAAACAAGGGATTGTATGGGGAAAACCCATTGGCAAAGGCCTCCATAGATCAGTGGCTAGAAGCTGAATCACATAGCTTCAGTCCTCCAAGCTCCGTTCTGGTGTTTCAGCTTGCATTCGCACCGAGAATGAAGCTGAAGCAGGATCAAGGGGCGATCCGGCAGAACGAAGAGAAGCTGAAGAAGGTGCTGGACGTGTACGAAGAGACGCTGCGTGAGAGCCGGTTCTTGGCGGGTGACGATTTCACTCTGGCTGACCTTTCTCACTTGCCCAACACACACTACTTGGTGAATTCCTCCGATATGGGAGAGCTGTTTACTGAGAGAGACAATGTGGGCAGGTGGTGGTCTGAGATATCTAGCCGAGAATCGTGGCAGAAGGTAGTTGAAATGCAGAAGCCTGCTTGA
- the LOC112172035 gene encoding mechanosensitive ion channel protein 8: MAERPEQVEVKVDGTGERSPRNTVGGESFRRRSKDQAAPNSGGPQVLRCSSSASFSSKGWKPPMSKTRSRLIDPLEERCPKSDRLAHSGRLVGKDEEDDGFDVDDIPEEYKRMKFNTLTLLQWVSLVCVLGALVCNLWIPMIRRLRPWDLPIWKWELLVLALICGRLVSGWGIRVVVFFVERNFLMRKRVLYFVYGLRKAVQNCLWLGLVLVVWHLIFDKKVEKETKSRILPYVTRTLVCFLVATLIWLVKTLLVKVLALSFHVNAFFERIREALFNQYVIETLSGPPLFHRQQIQEEEEKEKAAAEIREFQKAGACMPRELRVTLLSRNGPVVGSGGLQSSPTIGRSPRFSSTPTTPKSVKQDEEIPVNHLNKLNQKNVSAWNMRRMMNIIRHGSLTTLDEQILDVEDDSSVEIKTECQAKEAARKIFLKVAKPGAKSIFLDDLMLFMNKDEALKTIVIFGAASEHDGISKSSLKHWMVRAFRERRALSLSLNDTKTAVDELHNLLNILVGVIIVITWLIILGIPITHFLVFISSQILLVVFIFGNTCKTVFEAIIFLFVMHPYDVGDRCEVDGVQLVVEEMNLLTTVFLKFDNQKVIYPNSVLATKPIANYYRSPDMGDAVDFCVHISTPLEKLNIVKERIIGYIETRTDHWHPAPMVVLRDVEELNKLKISVWLTHKMNHQDMVERWSRRALLIEAMVKVFKELDIQYRLLPIDVNVRNMPSLTSKPPSNWTACAP, translated from the exons ATGGCAGAGAGACCAGAACAAGTAGAAGTCAAGGTCGACGGTACCGGAGAAAGAAGCCCGAGAAACACAGTTGGTGGGGAGTCTTTCCGGCGAAGAAGCAAAGATCAGGCTGCACCCAACTCGGGTGGACCTCAGGTTCTGAGGTGTAGCTCAAGCGCTTCGTTTTCTAGTAAAGGTTGGAAACCCCCAATGAGCAAGACCAGGTCGAGGCTTATTGACCCACTTGAGGAACGGTGTCCCAAATCAGATAGGTTGGCCCATTCCGGACGACTGGTCGGAAAAGATGAAGAGGACGATGGTTTTGACGTTGATGATATACCCGAAGAGTACAAGAGGATGAAGTTCAACACTTTGACGTTACTTCAATGGGTGAGTCTTGTTTGTGTTTTAGGTGCTTTGGTTTGTAATCTTTGGATTCCGATGATAAGGAGACTAAGGCCGTGGGATCTTCCGATTTGGAAATGGGAGTtgttggttttggcattgattTGTGGGCGTTTGGTTTCGGGTTGGGGGATTCGGGTGGTTGTGTTCTTTGTGGAGAGAAATTTTCTGATGAGGAAAAGGGTGTTGTATTTTGTTTATGGGTTGAGAAAGGCTGTGCAGAATTGTCTCTGgttgggtttggttttggttgtgTGGCATTTGATTTTTGATAAAAAGGTTGAGAAGGAGACCAAGAGTAGGATCTTACCTTATGTGACTAGGACACTGGTGTGTTTTCTGGTTGCTACTTTGATTTGGCTTGTGAAAACATTACTTGTCAAGGTCCTTGCTTTGTCTTTCCATGTCAATGCCTTTTTCGAAAGAATTCGGGAGGCTTTGTTCAATCAGTATGTGATTGAGACGCTTTCTGGTCCTCCTTTGTTCCATAGGCAGCAGAtacaagaggaagaggaaaaggaaaaggcTGCCGCAGAGATTAGGGAGTTTCAGAAGGCAGGGGCTTGTATGCCTCGCGAGCTCAGGGTAACTCTTCTTTCAAGGAATGGGCCGGTTGTGGGGAGTGGTGGACTGCAGAGTAGCCCCACAATCGGGAGGAGTCCTAGATTTTCTTCTACGCCTACAACGCCCAAGTCTGTGAAGCAAGATGAGGAGATCCCAGTTAACCACTTAAATAAGCTAAATCAGAAGAATGTATCAGCTTGGAATATGAGGCGAATGATGAATATCATCCGGCACGGCTCCTTAACCACTCTAGATGAACAGATACTGGATGTTGAGGACGACTCTTCTGTGGAGATCAAAACTGAATGCCAGGCAAAAGAGGCAGCGAGGAAGATATTCCTCAAAGTAGCCAAGCCAGGGGCCAA ATCCATTTTCCTTGACGATCTGATGCTTTTTATGAATAAAGATGAAGCCTTGAAGACAATCGTTATCTTTGGAGCAGCAAGTGAACATGATGGGATCAGCAAGTCTTCTCTTAAACATTGGATG gtgaGAGCATTTAGAGAGAGAAGAGCTCTCTCATTGTCTCTCAATGATACGAAAACAGCAGTGGACGAACTCCACAATTTATTAAACATTCTTGTGGGTGTGATCATTGTGATAACCTGGCTGATTATACTTGGGATTCCAATCACCCATTTCCTTGTGTTCATAAGCTCACAGATTCTTTTGGTTGTATTCATCTTTGGGAACACATGCAAGACAGTTTTTGAAGCAATAATCTTTCTGTTTGTAATGCACCCATATGATGTGGGTGATCGTTGTGAGGTGGATGGAGTCCAG TTGGTAGTTGAGGAGATGAATCTATTAACAACAGTCTTTCTGAAGTTTGATAACCAGAAGGTTATATACCCCAACAGTGTTCTTGCTACCAAGCCAATTGCTAATTATTATCGTAGTCCTGACATGGGAGATGCTGTTGATTTCTGTGTTCATATATCAACTCCATTGGAAAAGTTGAACATTGTGAAAGAAAGAATCATAGG GTACATTGAAACCAGGACTGACCACTGGCACCCAGCACCAATGGTGGTCTTGAGGGATGTGGAGGAACTGAACAAACTGAAGATATCAGTGTGGCTTACACACAAGATGAACCACCAGGACATGGTGGAGAGGTGGAGTCGGAGAGCCCTTTTGATTGAAGCCATGGTCAAAGTGTTCAAAGAGCTTGACATTCAGTATCGCTTGCTGCCTATCGATGTCAATGTCCGAAACATGCCAAGTTTAACCTCCAAGCCCCCTTCAAATTGGACTGCTTGTGCTCCCTAA
- the LOC112169427 gene encoding ganglioside-induced differentiation-associated protein 2, translating to MDFPSAALSLSDQQQMKVIEKLEVFKIQGRDKLGRKVLRIVGKSLPARSASKEALNEYLKEKILPKLEEKPFSIVYVHTDVNRSENFPGISTLRSIYEAIPVNVKDNLEAVYFVHPGLQARFFLATFGRLLFTGGLYRKVNYVTRLEFLWDHVRRNEMEIPEFVYDHDEELEYRPMMDYGIESDHPRVYGAPPATDSSVSIYSMRCIG from the exons ATGGACTTTCCCTCTGCAGCACTCTCTCTATCAGATCAACAGCAAATGAAGGTGATAGAGAAACTAGAAGTTTTCAAGATCCAGGGCCGAGACAAGCTTGGCCGAAAGGTTCTTCGCATCGTCGGAAAGTCTCTTCCAG CTCGTAGTGCAAGCAAAGAGGCTCTGAATGAGTACTTGAAGGAGAAAATCTTACCAAAATTAGAGGAAAAGCCGTTTTCAATCGTCTACGTGCACACTGATGTTAATCGCAGCGAAAACTTCCCCGGAATTTCTACCCTCCGATCTATCTACGAGGCTATTCCGGTGAACGTGAAGGATAATCTCGAAGCTGTCTACTTTGTCCACCCGGGCTTGCAGGCCAGATTCTTCCTCGCCACCTTTGGCCGTCTCCTCTTCACCGGAGG GTTGTACAGGAAGGTGAACTATGTGACGAGGCTGGAGTTTCTGTGGGATCACGTGAGGCGGAATGAAATGGAGATACCAGAGTTTGTGTACGATCACGATGAGGAGCTGGAGTACCGTCCGATGATGGACTATGGGATAGAGAGTGACCATCCTAGAGTGTATGGTGCACCACCTGCTACGGACTCTTCCGTATCCATCTACTCCATGCGCTGTATCGGATAG
- the LOC112174401 gene encoding mediator of RNA polymerase II transcription subunit 30 isoform X2 codes for MEENEANASPSNPKTTQELAVEGQKHLEETIESAFQILSSMNDELCNPLLWSTNSSAAAAAATTANGHSSLSNGVVHSDSSSSDNTNTQNLGDSSGGGGPGNGGALEEARLRYKNSVTALRAVLAEIPNSQKATSETGSPADETEIEKLEEKASNLRKELVKKNAYIKVLIDQLRDLVTDISTWQSPCSV; via the exons atGGAAGAGAATGAGGCGAATGCATCACCATCAAACCCTAAGACGACGCAAGAGCTAGCAGTAGAAGGCCAGAAGCATCTAGAAGAGACGATAGAGTCAGCTTTCCAGATCCTCTCCTCCATGAACGACGAGCTCTGCAACCCCCTACTCTGGTCCACCAATTCCTCTGCCGCCGCCGCTGCTGCTACCACCGCAAACGGACATTCTTCACTCTCAAACGGCGTCGTTCATAGCGATTCGTCTTCTTCTGACAACACTAATACCCAAAATCTCGGAGACTCGAGCGGCGGCGGCGGTCCTGGTAATGGCGGAGCTCTTGAGGAGGCTCGGTTACGGTATAAGAACTCCGTGACGGCGCTCCGGGCTGTTCTGGCAGAAATTCCTAATTCTCAGAAG GCAACATCTGAAACTGGTTCCCCTGCAgatgaaactgaaattgagaagtTAGAGGAGAAAGCCTCCAATTTGAGAAAG GAGCTTGTGAAGAAAAATGCATATATCAAGGTTCTTATAGATCAGCTACGAGATCTTGTCACAGACATATCAACCTGGCAAAGTCCTTGTTCCGTCTGA
- the LOC112172036 gene encoding serine/threonine-protein kinase STY46 isoform X4, translated as MWHMTPPLDLQSKSVLCSHPPPAFGLSEDLELALEAKKLQVQHENTTVNAFSRPMHEITISTNDKPKLLSELTSLLSDIGLNIQEAHAFSTTDGYSLDVFVVDGWECEETERLRQALAKELLWSENPCLDYNVISPVLGQDTGMKVIGDHVSTSSEEKDIWEIEASLLTYERKIASGSNGDLYQGTFCGQDVAIKVLSTERLNETMREFTQEVAIMRKVRHKNVVQFIGACTKPPNLCIVTEFLSGGSMYDFLHKQKGSFSLQSLLKVAVDISRGMKYLHQNKIIHRDLKAANLLTDGNGVVKVADFGIARVQAQSGVMTAETGTYRWMAPEVIEHKPYDHKADVFSFGVILWELLTGKLPYENLTPLQAALGVVKKGLRPTIPKHTNPMLVELMESCWQQDASLRPEFSDIVNMLRQMARRVADEREDRRKGKSAKVVPTLRHGSAE; from the exons TCATCCACCACCAGCTTTTGGTTTGTCAGAAGACCTTGAACTTGCTCTTGAAGCCAAAAAGTTACAAGTTCAACATGAGAATACCACTGTGAATGCCTTTTCAAG GCCGATGCATGAAATTACAATTTCAACTAATGACAAGCCCAAACTCCTCAGTGag TTGACATCCTTATTATCTGACATCGGACTGAACATTCAAGAAGCACATGCTTTTTCTACAACAGATGGCTACTCCTTGGATGTCTTTGTCGTTGATGGTTGGGAATGTGAG GAAACTGAACGGCTTAGACAGGCACTGGCAAAAGAATTACTTTGGAGTGAG AATCCTTGCTTGGATTATAATGTCATCTCCCCTGTTCTGGGGCAAGACACTGGAATGAAGGTCATTGGTGATCATGTAAGCACATCCAGTGAAGAAAAAGATATCTGGGAAATTGAAGCAAGCCTATTGACATATGAAAGGAAAATTGCTTCTGGATCAAATGGTGATTT ATATCAAGGTACTTTCTGTGGTCAAGATGTGGCCATTAAAGTTCTCAGCACTGAGCGCCTAAATGAAACCATGAGGGAGTTTACCCAAGAAGTCGCTATCATGAG AAAAGTTCGGCACAAGAATGTCGTTCAATTCATTGGGGCTTGCACTAAACCTCCTAACCTTTGCATAGTTACTG AATTTTTGTCTGGTGGAAGCATGTACGACTTTCTCCATAAGCAAAAGGGTTCTTTTTCACTTCAGTCCTTGCTCAAAGTTGCAGTTGATATTTCCAGGGGAATGAAATACTTGcaccaaaataaaataatcCACAGGGACTTGAAAGCTGCTAATCTTTTGACGGATGGAAATGGA GTTGTGAAAGTAGCTGATTTTGGGATTGCTAGAGTACAGGCACAATCTGGTGTCATGACTGCAGAAACTGGCACCTACCGTTGGATGGCTCCAGAG GTCATAGAACATAAACCTTATGATCACAAAGCCGATGTTTTTAGCTTTGGGGTTATTCTGTGGGAGCTTCTTACAGGAAAG CTTCCTTATGAGAACTTAACTCCACTACAAGCAGCACTTGGCGTTGTCAAGAAG GGTCTGAGGCCTACGATTCCAAAGCACACTAACCCCATGTTAGTGGAGTTAATGGAGAGTTGCTGGCAGCAAGATGCATCGTTGAGACCTGAGTTCTCAGATATTGTAAATATGTTGCGACAAATGGCTAGGAGG GTTGCGGATGAAAGGGAGGATCGACGAAAGGGAAAATCAGCAAAAGTAGTACCCACTCTCAGGCATGGCAGTGCCGAATGA
- the LOC112169492 gene encoding high mobility group B protein 9 isoform X1 produces MSPVAKGESSRGLQGVHYYPAPLSSHDEIVKDSVVFWDTLRRFHFMMNTRFMIPVIGGKELDLHLLYVEVTRRGGYEKVVEEKKWREVGNIFMFSPTTTSASFVLRKHYRSLLFSYEQVHCFKKQGPICSPSAPAPVAFSISNRNYSDKPELGLVEYSSKMPKPAKPIRDCPVPGSEGTGTITGKFDCGYLVTVRLGSEVLNGVLYHPEEPVLSDASPEPINFRVPDTKRSCRRSGLKRRSRRREDPNHPKPNRSGYNFFFAEKHCKFKSLYPNREREFTKMIGESWSNLTAEDRMVYQNIGVKDKERYKRELEEYKEKKKLRQTTEVNRDTELISKAKKESQ; encoded by the exons ATGTCGCCGGTGGCGAAAGGTGAGAGCTCGAGGGGGTTGCAGGGTGTGCATTATTATCCTGCACCGCTTTCGTCTCATGATGAAATTGTTAAGGATTCTGTTGTTTTCTGGGACACTCTCAGACGCTTCCACTTTATGATGAATACCAGGTTTAT GATTCCTGTGATTGGAGGAAAGGAGCTAGATTTGCACTTGTTGTACGTGGAGGTAACAAGGAGGGGTGGATATGAGAAG GTTGTTGAAGAGAAGAAATGGAGGGAAGTGGGTAATATTTTCATGTTCTCCCCAACAACAACAAGTGCTTCTTTTGTGTTGAGGAAGCACTACAGAAGTCTTCTCTTCAGTTATGAACAAGTTCACTGCTTTAAGAAGCAGGGTCCTATATGTTCCCCTTCAG CGCCGGCTCCAGTTGCCTTTTCCATTAGTAATCGGAACTACTCAGACAAACCTGAACTGGGTCTGGTGGAATATTCCTCCAAAATGCCGAAACCGGCCAAACCCATCAGAGATTGTCCGGTTCCGGGTTCTGAAG GAACAGGAACAATTACTGGGAAGTTTGATTGTGGCTATTTGGTAACTGTGAGGTTGGGTTCGGAGGTTCTCAATGGAGTACTATACCATCCTGAGGAGCCAGTTCTGTCTGATGCAAGCCCTGAACCAATCAATTTCAGAGTACCGGACACCAAAAGATCATGTCGTCGTTCTGGCTTGAAAAGGAGGAGTAGAAGAAGGGAAGACCCCAATCATCCGAAACCTAATCGGAGCGGCTATAATTTCTTCTTTGCTGAGAAGCATTGCAAGTTCAAGTCCCTCTACCCaaacagagaaagagagtttACAAAGATGATAGGGGAGTCTTGGAGCAATCTCACCGCAGAAGACAGGATG GTTTACCAGAATATTGGGGTGAAAGACAAGGAGAGATACAAGAGAGAACTTGAAGAGtacaaggaaaagaagaagCTCAGGCAGACCACGGAAGTTAACAGAGACACAGAGTTGATTAGTAAAGCTAAAAAAGAGAGCCAATAG
- the LOC112169492 gene encoding high mobility group B protein 9 isoform X2, with the protein MSPVAKGESSRGLQGVHYYPAPLSSHDEIVKDSVVFWDTLRRFHFMMNTRFMIPVIGGKELDLHLLYVEVTRRGGYEKVVEEKKWREVGNIFMFSPTTTSASFVLRKHYRSLLFSYEQVHCFKKQGPICSPSAPAPVAFSISNRNYSDKPELGLVEYSSKMPKPAKPIRDCPVPGSEGTITGKFDCGYLVTVRLGSEVLNGVLYHPEEPVLSDASPEPINFRVPDTKRSCRRSGLKRRSRRREDPNHPKPNRSGYNFFFAEKHCKFKSLYPNREREFTKMIGESWSNLTAEDRMVYQNIGVKDKERYKRELEEYKEKKKLRQTTEVNRDTELISKAKKESQ; encoded by the exons ATGTCGCCGGTGGCGAAAGGTGAGAGCTCGAGGGGGTTGCAGGGTGTGCATTATTATCCTGCACCGCTTTCGTCTCATGATGAAATTGTTAAGGATTCTGTTGTTTTCTGGGACACTCTCAGACGCTTCCACTTTATGATGAATACCAGGTTTAT GATTCCTGTGATTGGAGGAAAGGAGCTAGATTTGCACTTGTTGTACGTGGAGGTAACAAGGAGGGGTGGATATGAGAAG GTTGTTGAAGAGAAGAAATGGAGGGAAGTGGGTAATATTTTCATGTTCTCCCCAACAACAACAAGTGCTTCTTTTGTGTTGAGGAAGCACTACAGAAGTCTTCTCTTCAGTTATGAACAAGTTCACTGCTTTAAGAAGCAGGGTCCTATATGTTCCCCTTCAG CGCCGGCTCCAGTTGCCTTTTCCATTAGTAATCGGAACTACTCAGACAAACCTGAACTGGGTCTGGTGGAATATTCCTCCAAAATGCCGAAACCGGCCAAACCCATCAGAGATTGTCCGGTTCCGGGTTCTGAAG GAACAATTACTGGGAAGTTTGATTGTGGCTATTTGGTAACTGTGAGGTTGGGTTCGGAGGTTCTCAATGGAGTACTATACCATCCTGAGGAGCCAGTTCTGTCTGATGCAAGCCCTGAACCAATCAATTTCAGAGTACCGGACACCAAAAGATCATGTCGTCGTTCTGGCTTGAAAAGGAGGAGTAGAAGAAGGGAAGACCCCAATCATCCGAAACCTAATCGGAGCGGCTATAATTTCTTCTTTGCTGAGAAGCATTGCAAGTTCAAGTCCCTCTACCCaaacagagaaagagagtttACAAAGATGATAGGGGAGTCTTGGAGCAATCTCACCGCAGAAGACAGGATG GTTTACCAGAATATTGGGGTGAAAGACAAGGAGAGATACAAGAGAGAACTTGAAGAGtacaaggaaaagaagaagCTCAGGCAGACCACGGAAGTTAACAGAGACACAGAGTTGATTAGTAAAGCTAAAAAAGAGAGCCAATAG